From Scytonema millei VB511283:
TTTTGGACACTGGTAGTATTCAATTTGCACCTACTACTTATGGTGGACCGAAATTAATCGGGATAAATCTAAAACAAAATCGAATTTTTAAGACTATCTTGTTTCCCCAAGATGTAGCGCTACCGACTACCTATTTGAACGACATCCGCTTCGATTTACGGCGTGGTAAGGCAGGGATGGCTTTTATTACCGATTCTTCCGGTAATGGTGCTAATGCAATTATTGTTGTCGATTTAGATTCCGGTAGAAGCTGGCGGCGGCTAAATGACCATCCTTCCACAAAAGCAGAACCGAATTTTCTCCCCGTGGTGGAGGGACAGCCATTGATGAACCGTCCACCAGACAAACCACCTAGCCCACTTACAATTGGTGCCGATGGAATCGCAATTAGTGCTGATGGGAAACAGTTGTTTTACTGCACTTTAGCTGGCAGAAGATTATTTAGTGTCAGCGTCGATGCTTTAGTTGATGAGAAATTAAGCGACAAAGAAGTAGCAGCGACTGTCAAAGATTTGGGCGATAAAGGCGGTGCATCTGATGGTTTAGACTCAGATGCCCAAAATCGAGTTTATCTGACCAACTACGAGCATAATGCAATTTTGCGGCGATCGCCTGATGGGATGTATGAAACTGTAGTTCACGATCCTCGCATTTTATGGGCTGATACGCTGTCTGTTGCTAATGACGGCTATCTCTATTTCATTGCCAATCAACTTCACCGTCAGCCCCAGTTCCATCAGAAGCAAGATTTGCGCGAAAAACCCTACAGTCTGTTTCGTACCCGCATTAATGCGAAACCAGTGCTGTTGCGATAACAAATCTGTAGAGGCGCACAGCTAGCTGTGCGCCTCTACTAACAATTACAAGACGAAAATATATGTTGAATAAAGTCAAAAATCTTTTATG
This genomic window contains:
- a CDS encoding major royal jelly family protein, coding for MVIGNWWLQLTNYQPINTQEKTMFWYRAQQKFFCLIFSCLLFVAVAFVPPAYALPQEKTVGKIESVASFNGAMPTGVTVSQRGRIFVNFPRWGDKVDYTVAEIVRGKAVAYPNAKFNRPQKDQSKSLVSVQSVVVDPLDRLWILDTGSIQFAPTTYGGPKLIGINLKQNRIFKTILFPQDVALPTTYLNDIRFDLRRGKAGMAFITDSSGNGANAIIVVDLDSGRSWRRLNDHPSTKAEPNFLPVVEGQPLMNRPPDKPPSPLTIGADGIAISADGKQLFYCTLAGRRLFSVSVDALVDEKLSDKEVAATVKDLGDKGGASDGLDSDAQNRVYLTNYEHNAILRRSPDGMYETVVHDPRILWADTLSVANDGYLYFIANQLHRQPQFHQKQDLREKPYSLFRTRINAKPVLLR